A genomic window from Chlorogloeopsis sp. ULAP01 includes:
- a CDS encoding ion channel, producing the protein MKKVVRKTPVPRMINPEGGFNVVRKGISNSHWGDLYHWLLSLAWPQFIALVSLGYLVINALFALAYLAGGNGIENARPGSFLDAFFFSVQTMASIGYGAMFPKTTYAHVLVTIESLIGLMGLAVGTGLMFARFSLPKARVTFSRVAVIAPYNGLPTLMFRVANERQNWILEAQIRVTVVRNEITAEGDFMRRFYDVQLLRSQTPLFALTWTVMHSIDENSPLYGVTPEDMIEEEMEVVVTLTGLDETVSQIIHARHSFIAGEIFWNMRFVDILSKTREGRRTIDYSRFHDVIPIE; encoded by the coding sequence ATGAAAAAAGTAGTTCGCAAAACTCCAGTGCCGCGCATGATTAACCCTGAGGGCGGCTTTAACGTTGTGCGTAAAGGTATATCAAACTCCCATTGGGGAGACTTATACCATTGGCTACTTTCTCTTGCTTGGCCTCAGTTTATCGCGCTAGTTAGTTTAGGATATCTAGTTATTAACGCTTTATTTGCTTTGGCATACCTAGCAGGTGGAAATGGTATAGAAAACGCACGTCCGGGTAGCTTCTTGGATGCGTTTTTTTTCAGTGTTCAAACTATGGCATCCATCGGCTACGGAGCCATGTTCCCCAAAACAACTTATGCCCATGTCTTAGTAACCATAGAATCGCTAATTGGGTTGATGGGGCTAGCAGTAGGAACGGGACTGATGTTTGCCAGATTTTCGCTTCCTAAAGCACGAGTCACATTTAGTCGTGTGGCGGTCATTGCACCTTACAATGGTTTACCAACATTAATGTTTCGAGTTGCCAACGAACGGCAAAACTGGATTTTAGAAGCACAAATTCGGGTGACTGTAGTACGAAATGAAATTACTGCTGAAGGGGATTTCATGCGGCGATTTTATGATGTGCAATTGCTTCGCAGTCAAACACCACTTTTTGCCTTAACTTGGACAGTTATGCATTCAATTGATGAGAACAGTCCCCTGTATGGAGTGACACCAGAAGATATGATTGAGGAGGAGATGGAAGTAGTAGTAACTCTCACCGGACTTGATGAAACTGTGTCCCAGATTATTCATGCCCGTCATTCGTTTATCGCTGGGGAGATTTTCTGGAATATGCGCTTTGTAGATATTTTATCCAAGACGCGGGAAGGTAGGCGCACCATAGATTATTCCCGCTTTCATGATGTTATACCGATAGAATAA
- a CDS encoding pyridoxal phosphate-dependent aminotransferase, with protein sequence MKNFTSRMEAVQSPIIPVVGELIRNSPGTISLGQGVVYYSPPPEAIELLPQFLAEPTNHIYKAVEGIPPLLKVLAAKLQSFNGIEINDKNCIVVTAGSNMGFMNAILAITSVGDEIILNTPYYFNHEMAIMMAGCHPVLVETDENYQLRLDAIAQAITPKTRAVVTISPNNPTGVVYSKSALKQVNQICRDRGIYHISDEAYEYFTYNGVKHTSPGTFPGSSEYTISLYSLSKAYGFASWRIGYMVIPKHLLVAVKKVQDTNLICAPVVSQYAALGALQAKQEYLSKNIEAIAQIRELVLKSLQDLEGLCTITPADGAFYFFLKVNTQIDTFELVKRLIQEHQVAVIPGTTFGMNHGCYLRIAYGALQKETAKEGIERLVRGLKKIANTSFLCVLCALCGSFLSCALAHLYTELV encoded by the coding sequence ATGAAAAATTTTACATCTCGTATGGAGGCGGTACAGTCGCCCATCATTCCTGTTGTAGGAGAATTGATTAGAAACTCTCCTGGTACTATTTCCCTTGGACAAGGTGTAGTTTATTACAGCCCACCACCGGAAGCCATCGAACTTTTACCGCAATTCCTTGCTGAACCAACAAATCATATATACAAAGCTGTTGAGGGTATTCCTCCGCTATTAAAAGTATTAGCAGCAAAATTGCAAAGCTTTAACGGGATTGAAATTAACGACAAAAACTGCATAGTTGTCACCGCAGGTAGCAACATGGGGTTTATGAATGCCATTCTTGCCATTACATCAGTGGGAGATGAAATTATTCTAAACACACCTTACTATTTCAATCACGAAATGGCGATTATGATGGCAGGATGTCACCCGGTGTTGGTGGAAACAGATGAAAATTACCAACTGCGTCTAGATGCGATCGCCCAAGCTATTACTCCAAAAACACGGGCAGTGGTGACAATCTCCCCAAATAATCCGACTGGAGTTGTGTATTCAAAGTCTGCTTTAAAACAAGTAAATCAAATTTGTCGCGATCGCGGGATTTACCATATCAGCGATGAAGCTTATGAATACTTTACTTATAATGGCGTCAAGCATACTTCTCCAGGCACATTTCCAGGTAGTAGCGAATACACAATTTCTCTCTACAGTCTTTCTAAAGCCTACGGTTTTGCTAGTTGGCGCATTGGCTATATGGTGATTCCAAAACATCTGCTTGTTGCTGTCAAGAAAGTTCAGGATACAAATTTGATTTGTGCGCCTGTAGTTTCTCAGTATGCAGCTTTGGGTGCTTTACAGGCAAAACAGGAATATTTGAGCAAAAATATTGAAGCGATCGCCCAAATACGAGAATTAGTGCTAAAGTCCCTTCAGGATCTCGAAGGTTTATGTACGATTACTCCTGCTGATGGTGCATTCTATTTTTTCCTGAAAGTAAACACCCAAATAGATACCTTTGAGTTAGTTAAAAGATTAATTCAAGAACATCAAGTAGCAGTAATTCCTGGTACAACCTTTGGCATGAATCACGGATGTTATCTGCGTATAGCATACGGTGCATTGCAAAAAGAGACGGCAAAAGAGGGAATAGAAAGATTGGTAAGAGGTTTAAAAAAGATTGCTAATACCTCTTTTCTTTGTGTTCTTTGCGCCCTTTGTGGTTCGTTTCTTTCTTGCGCGTTAGCGCATCTTTATACAGAATTGGTATAA
- a CDS encoding secondary thiamine-phosphate synthase enzyme YjbQ, translating into MPIINKLIEIDTFQGINIHNITPQIEAVISSTPIQNGQVLVFARHTTTALAINENEERLLEDIKFFLQKLAPESERYLHNDLHLRPNIPPDEPINAHSHLMAMILNNSEVIPIVDSKLALGTYQSILFFELDGPRKRTVFCQISGE; encoded by the coding sequence ATGCCAATTATTAATAAATTAATTGAAATAGACACTTTCCAAGGAATTAATATTCATAACATTACTCCTCAAATTGAAGCAGTTATTTCCTCAACACCAATTCAAAATGGTCAAGTATTAGTTTTTGCTCGCCATACAACAACAGCTTTAGCTATCAATGAAAACGAAGAAAGATTATTAGAAGATATCAAATTTTTTTTGCAAAAATTAGCACCAGAATCAGAGCGTTACTTACATAATGACTTGCATTTAAGACCAAATATACCACCAGATGAACCAATAAATGCTCATTCTCATCTGATGGCAATGATACTGAATAACAGCGAGGTAATTCCTATTGTTGATAGCAAGTTAGCGTTGGGAACCTATCAGTCTATCTTGTTTTTTGAATTAGATGGCCCGCGCAAAAGAACTGTATTTTGTCAAATTTCTGGTGAATGA